Proteins encoded in a region of the Balaenoptera musculus isolate JJ_BM4_2016_0621 chromosome 21, mBalMus1.pri.v3, whole genome shotgun sequence genome:
- the SPCS3 gene encoding signal peptidase complex subunit 3, whose amino-acid sequence MNTVLSRANSLFAFSLSVMAALTFGCFITTAFKDRSVPVRLHVSRIMLKNVEDFTGPRERSDLGFITFDVTADLENIFDWNVKQLFLYLSAEYSTKNNALNQVVLWDKIVLRGDNPKLLLKDMKTKYFFFDDGNGLKGNRNVTLTLSWNVVPNAGILPLVTGSGHVSVPFPDTYEITKSY is encoded by the exons ATGAACACGGTGCTGTCGCGGGCGAACTCGCTGTTCGCCTTCTCGCTGAGCGTGATGGCGGCGCTCACCTTCGGCTGCTTCATCACCACCGCCTTCAAAGACCGGAGCGTCCCGGTGCGGCTGCACGTCTCGAGGATCATGCT aaaaaatgTAGAAGACTTCACTGGACCTAGAGAAAGAAGTGATCTGGGATTCATTACATTTGATGTAACTGCTG atctagaaaatatatttgattggAATGTTAAGCAgttgtttctttatttatcagCCGAATAttcaacaaaaaataat GCTCTGAACCAGGTTGTTCTGTGGGACAAGATTGTTCTGAGAGGTGATAATCCAAAGCTGCTGTtgaaagatatgaaaacaaagtattttttctttgacgATGGAAATGGTCTCAA GGGAAACAGGAATGTCACTTTAACCCTATCTTGGAACGTTGTACCAAATGCTGGAATTCTACCTCTTGTGACAGGATCAGGACATGTATCTGTCCCATTTCCAGATACATATGAAATAACGAAGAGTTATTAA